Proteins from a genomic interval of Uloborus diversus isolate 005 chromosome 4, Udiv.v.3.1, whole genome shotgun sequence:
- the LOC129221440 gene encoding glutathione S-transferase theta-1-like produces MSLKVFYDLMSQPCRALVIFLKMNQIPFESKLVALRKGEHLTSEFSKLNVFQKVPVIYHNGFILTESIAMIRYLVREFKVEDHWYPKDSKKQAKVDEYLEWQHLNTRLFGSMIFRERVITPSLENKPVNNAKIEFYKDNFVKVLKNIEKGFLKDKNYLCGDEISVADIFCSCEIEQPLIIGFDPISEVPRVKSWLERIRRELEPHYSEVHDVTKLIKNAIEKGKL; encoded by the exons atgtccttgaaagtattttacGATTTAATGTCACAGCCTTGCAGGGCTCttgttattttcttaaaaatgaatcaaatacCCTTTGAATCTAAACTGGTTGctttaagaaaag gAGAGCATCTGACGTCAGAATTTTCTAAGTTGAATGTGTTTCAGAAAGTTCCTGTAATTTATCACAATGGATTTATATTAACAGAAAG caTTGCCATGATAAGGTATCTTGTCAGAGAGTTTAAGGTGGAAGATCATTGGTATCCAAAAGACAGCAAAAAACAAGCAAAAGTAGATGAATATTTGGAATGGCAACATCTCAATACTAGATTGTTTGGTAGCATGATTTTTCGTGAGAGG gTAATAACTCCTTCACTTGAAAACAAGCCAGTCAACAATGCCAAGATTGAATTCTACAAGGataattttgtaaaagttttaaaaaatatagaaaaaggtTTCTTGAAAGATAAAAATTACCTCTGTGGAGATGAAATTTCAGTTGCAGATATATTTTGCAGTTGTGAAATAGAGCAGCCTCTTATTATTGGTTTTGATCCCATTTCTGAGGTTCCAAGAGTAAAATCCTGGCTGGAAAGAATTCGTCGAGAACTGGAGCCTCATTACAGCGAAGTTCATGATgttacaaaattaataaaaaatgcaattgagAAAGGAAAGCTGTAA